One window of Athalia rosae chromosome 2, iyAthRosa1.1, whole genome shotgun sequence genomic DNA carries:
- the LOC105689348 gene encoding protein spaetzle 5 isoform X1, giving the protein MRRALSNILLTVLLMCGQSEPCSEYGCPHPPPHQPFVPALPGHTPRCAKPGQTFCESLDHYPQQLIRFLIDKWSFDYRTLLTDESRDEFNSYRTEPEYHGGYEYHRPEVAQLYPQPLPFLTPQYSFGPPAPIYGPPANHTHQQGYNYPTPSRSQNNPFLQHTPGISHQFSHISRQPQQNPFLYTQAQELDPLGQNQGWWANRYVRSHERNVVPKKRRPSRSLRKNPLLDFASGIKIRTRRQANASVQSTSLCLTNSQYIMPKAALNNRGNWMYVVNLQEQGDGYTQLVRSETCASDTCNGLCSLPTGYTSRCQQQYVQKRLVALEGSGDRLYTDVFWFPHCCTCQVMLNN; this is encoded by the exons GTGCTCTTGATGTGCGGTCAATCCGAACCTTGTTCCGAATACGGATGTCCGCACCCACCCCCACATCAACCTTTCGTTCCAGCCCTTCCAGGACACACACCAAGGTGTGCGAAACCCGGACAAACATTTTGTGAGTCGCTGGATCACTATCCTCA gcAGCTGATTCGGTTCCTCATCGATAAATGGAGTTTTGACTACAGAACGCTACTTACTGACGAATCGCGAGACGAATTCAACTCGTACAG AACGGAACCAGAATATCACGGGGGTTACGAGTACCACAGACCGGAAGTAGCCCAATTGTATCCACAACCACTGCCATTCCTGACACCGCAATATTCTTTCGGTCCACCGGCACCGATTTACGGACCTCCGGCGAACCACACGCACCAACAAGG TTACAACTACCCAACACCATCCAGGTCGCAGAACAACCCATTCTTGCAGCACACTCCGGGAATATCTCATCAGTTTTCCCATATTTCTCGTCAGCCTCAACAGAATCCGTTCCTTTACACCCAGGCCCAGGAATTGGATCCTCTTGGGCAAAATCAAGGCTGGTGGGCGAACAG ATACGTTCGAAGCCACGAGAGAAACGTAGTGCCGAAGAAGAGACGACCGAGTCGTTCGTTGCGGAAGAATCCTCTCCTGGATTTCGCAtcgggaataaaaattcgcacCCGTCGTCAGGCGAACGCTTCGGTCCAATCTACGTCACTCTGTTTGACAAATTCGCAGTACATAATGCCAAAAGCAGCCCTCAACAACCGCGGGAACTGGATGTACGTAGTAAACTTACAAGAACAAGGCGACGGGTACACCCAACTAGTTCGAAGCGAAACGTGCGC aTCGGATACTTGCAACGGCTTGTGTTCCCTACCAACCGGCTACACAAGTAGGTGTCAACAGCAGTACGTCCAGAAAAGGCTCGTCGCTTTAGAAGGGAGTGGTGATCGGCTTTACACCGATGTATTTTGGTTCCCACATTGCTGTACGTGTCAAGTAATGCTGAACAATTGA
- the LOC105689348 gene encoding uncharacterized protein LOC105689348 isoform X2 has product MRRALSNILLTVLLMCGQSEPCSEYGCPHPPPHQPFVPALPGHTPRCAKPGQTFCESLDHYPQQLIRFLIDKWSFDYRTLLTDESRDEFNSYRSNGTRISRGLRVPQTGSSPIVSTTTAIPDTAIFFRSTGTDLRTSGEPHAPTRLQLPNTIQVAEQPILAAHSGNISSVFPYFSSASTESVPLHPGPGIGSSWAKSRLVGEQIRSKPREKRSAEEETTESFVAEESSPGFRIGNKNSHPSSGERFGPIYVTLFDKFAVHNAKSSPQQPRELDVRSKLTRTRRRVHPTSSKRNVRIGYLQRLVFPTNRLHK; this is encoded by the exons GTGCTCTTGATGTGCGGTCAATCCGAACCTTGTTCCGAATACGGATGTCCGCACCCACCCCCACATCAACCTTTCGTTCCAGCCCTTCCAGGACACACACCAAGGTGTGCGAAACCCGGACAAACATTTTGTGAGTCGCTGGATCACTATCCTCA gcAGCTGATTCGGTTCCTCATCGATAAATGGAGTTTTGACTACAGAACGCTACTTACTGACGAATCGCGAGACGAATTCAACTCGTACAGGTCG AACGGAACCAGAATATCACGGGGGTTACGAGTACCACAGACCGGAAGTAGCCCAATTGTATCCACAACCACTGCCATTCCTGACACCGCAATATTCTTTCGGTCCACCGGCACCGATTTACGGACCTCCGGCGAACCACACGCACCAACAAGG TTACAACTACCCAACACCATCCAGGTCGCAGAACAACCCATTCTTGCAGCACACTCCGGGAATATCTCATCAGTTTTCCCATATTTCTCGTCAGCCTCAACAGAATCCGTTCCTTTACACCCAGGCCCAGGAATTGGATCCTCTTGGGCAAAATCAAGGCTGGTGGGCGAACAG ATACGTTCGAAGCCACGAGAGAAACGTAGTGCCGAAGAAGAGACGACCGAGTCGTTCGTTGCGGAAGAATCCTCTCCTGGATTTCGCAtcgggaataaaaattcgcacCCGTCGTCAGGCGAACGCTTCGGTCCAATCTACGTCACTCTGTTTGACAAATTCGCAGTACATAATGCCAAAAGCAGCCCTCAACAACCGCGGGAACTGGATGTACGTAGTAAACTTACAAGAACAAGGCGACGGGTACACCCAACTAGTTCGAAGCGAAACGTGCGC aTCGGATACTTGCAACGGCTTGTGTTCCCTACCAACCGGCTACACAAGTAG